The Desmonostoc muscorum LEGE 12446 genome includes a region encoding these proteins:
- a CDS encoding cytochrome c oxidase subunit 3: MTIATTEHESAGHHEEHPDLRVWGLLTFLVSESLMFGGFFATYLFFRGTTAVWPPEGTEVELLLPTINTIILVSSSFVIHFGDTAIKKNNVKGMQLWYTITAIMGAIFLIGQAYEYATLGYGLTTNVFANCFYLMTGFHGLHVFIGLLFILAVLWRSRRPGQYSATNHTFIEMAEIYWHFVDIIWIVLFTLVYILTLF, translated from the coding sequence ATGACTATAGCTACAACAGAACATGAAAGCGCAGGACATCACGAAGAACATCCAGATTTAAGAGTTTGGGGACTGTTAACATTCCTCGTCTCTGAATCCCTGATGTTCGGCGGATTTTTTGCCACCTATTTGTTTTTCCGCGGCACTACAGCTGTTTGGCCTCCCGAAGGAACAGAAGTAGAGTTATTGTTGCCGACGATTAACACCATTATTCTGGTGTCTAGCAGTTTCGTGATTCACTTCGGTGATACGGCGATTAAAAAGAATAATGTCAAGGGAATGCAACTGTGGTACACAATTACCGCTATCATGGGAGCAATTTTCTTGATTGGTCAGGCTTATGAGTACGCAACTTTAGGATACGGTCTGACTACCAATGTCTTCGCCAACTGCTTTTATTTGATGACAGGATTCCACGGTTTACACGTGTTTATAGGGCTGTTATTCATATTAGCTGTGTTGTGGCGATCGCGCCGTCCCGGTCAATATTCTGCAACAAATCACACCTTCATAGAAATGGCAGAAATTTACTGGCACTTCGTAGACATTATTTGGATTGTTCTTTTCACTTTGGTGTACATTCTTACTCTGTTTTAA
- a CDS encoding cysteine dioxygenase family protein: protein MKGRDWLVTGDGQYQACKSVRAWDLLRDNYRVYRFLTEVEDVLNSVEDESSCLPEIRMLVRRLFVNSYWVRSQHLEPSPKTGTSVLLLYDELGFPLTVQTVTFAPGTRSTIHNHGTWGVVAVLKGQERNTFWQRTHSSESQDKIQSTGEITLFPGDIISFTPDAIHCVEALGDEPTVTFNIYGETDPKERFEFDFLTHKAKNF from the coding sequence ATGAAAGGTAGGGATTGGCTGGTAACGGGAGACGGTCAGTATCAAGCCTGTAAATCTGTGAGAGCATGGGATTTATTGAGGGATAATTACCGCGTTTATCGGTTTTTAACTGAGGTGGAAGATGTTCTCAATAGTGTGGAAGATGAATCAAGTTGTTTGCCGGAAATTCGGATGCTCGTCAGGCGCTTGTTCGTCAATTCCTACTGGGTGCGGAGTCAGCATTTAGAACCTTCTCCCAAAACGGGAACCTCTGTTTTACTCTTATATGATGAATTGGGTTTTCCGCTGACTGTGCAAACAGTAACATTTGCACCGGGAACCCGATCAACTATTCATAATCACGGGACGTGGGGAGTAGTGGCGGTGTTAAAAGGTCAGGAAAGAAATACTTTTTGGCAACGCACTCATAGCTCAGAATCTCAAGACAAAATTCAATCTACGGGAGAAATAACTCTGTTTCCAGGAGATATTATTAGCTTTACTCCCGATGCAATTCACTGTGTAGAAGCACTGGGTGATGAACCAACTGTGACTTTTAATATTTACGGTGAAACCGATCCAAAAGAAAGATTTGAGTTTGACTTTCTTACCCATAAGGCTAAGAATTTTTAA
- a CDS encoding ArsC/Spx/MgsR family protein, with protein sequence MARVIFYGKPGCKGGTKQKVLLTAAGHEVVEYNLLTEPWTVERLRSFFGDRPVAEWFNRSAPRVKSGEIVPEKIDAQTALVQMLQDPLLIRRPLLEVGDHREVGFDVEKIDAWIGLKPVDESFREMSENLMSQDLQSCSHSGDRNHHHHQQGGCKHHGEEHQKQGSSSH encoded by the coding sequence ATGGCAAGAGTAATTTTTTATGGTAAACCAGGCTGTAAAGGTGGTACCAAGCAAAAAGTTTTGCTCACCGCTGCTGGTCATGAGGTGGTAGAGTACAATTTGCTAACAGAACCTTGGACAGTTGAACGGTTGCGTTCATTTTTTGGCGATCGCCCCGTAGCCGAATGGTTTAATCGTTCCGCCCCACGAGTAAAATCTGGTGAGATAGTTCCGGAAAAAATTGATGCCCAAACCGCTTTGGTGCAGATGTTGCAAGATCCGCTGTTGATTCGCCGTCCTTTGTTAGAAGTAGGCGATCATCGTGAGGTAGGATTTGATGTGGAAAAGATTGATGCTTGGATTGGCTTGAAGCCTGTGGATGAATCCTTCCGAGAAATGAGCGAAAATCTGATGAGTCAGGATTTGCAAAGCTGCTCCCACAGTGGCGATCGCAATCATCATCATCATCAGCAAGGTGGCTGTAAGCATCATGGTGAAGAACACCAAAAGCAAGGCAGCTCTAGCCATTAG